The nucleotide sequence gttgatttctttgctattaatgagcatgagtagctttacatattagcattcagttttagcatgtttttatttgtatacatgcatatcgagtttttgtgagttagatagcgctcactaagctttatgcttatagactgcactttctcctactgcagataaaggaaaagctaaagtatgaaaggaaggcgacaaggaaatgctgtgacggtgtgtgatgccaggactatggagagaccttgggacttagctttaaaaaaattattaagattgcttccgttgaattgttaaaagaatttagaatttgtataggttattttcattggagtgtttttatcatgcattgatagagttacttctttcagtattttgattctttttcatatatataaactgcgtggttgtctaatatatgttccagccgcctgtggctgatgtatacagtgtttgtatatcagtttaaggtcaccggtacaggggagattctgccgaaatttttcggtagagttttcatgtggtttttaatcacaccggttaagtagttaagtagcgtccacctttagagagtagtagtagtgtagaaggtgggtcgttacattttctttatctgtcaattcttgtacttaactctgtaatattcgaattgatagtgattgcccaacgaaagtggtcaaggaccacgggccttcgagtaggagtcgtcacaggctccgaacgaagtaaaacatttgtgtctattttacttttccgctgcgcttacacTCTAAATTTTctaatcaatattcacccccccctctattgaaTCAACagctctgatcgagtgtgcaggagcaGGTaccaatagtggatgcctacaaaattgaaagttatacaaaaattttgaaataatttttaagtttaaaattaaaattttaaaaataatttttaagtttacaattaaaattttgaaattaatttttaagtttaaaattaaaattttgaaaataatttttaagttttaaaattaaaattttgaaattaatttttaagtttacaattaaaattttgaaattaattttaaaagtttaaaattaaaattttgaaaataatttttaagtttaaaattaaaaaccttattcatctcacccgatctatattatcaatcagggaatcttatgattttgtgagatgaaattattttttatggagttttggtttaacttgagttagattcagatttagctttggtctccacaaataggcatcttcggataaatttctaagcttggtgagtcacatggacgtcattagaagtaaccaacctttcgagatttttcgaatagtcctatccacggaacttagtactaaatcttggtctaactggttaggattcatttaagggtagcttcggtcagttccacttggccaaatgcaccaaatcgaaaccatatctttctagacatgcgatgcccaagctttcctaacgtactatcatccaaaaatttcaccagtaccatgattcaagttaaacttggtctctttttaactaattttaattaccctgccgggttaattagttttgggttaccctgtcgggtaagttagttttggaggtgccagctgttctggagcctccccctggaTTATTGGCCAttagtttaagttttgattttaggcttgtgtcgattctttttatagttatagttaacttggtgataattttgttgatttttaaactgtttagattttgaatttgatttagttttgtattttagattttggtttggtttattcaattttataaaatgtattttttctttaggtatataatattgattgagtcctacttgcgtggtcagacacgcttttggaacccaagctacattggttgacttgtattgggttattaatgatttgaaggttttatttgaattcgacttatatcctagtccggttttattataacatgctttttgattatttatgattaagtctaaattttttgatctggttgtgaatttttctaacatctcctttaaattgtttatttcattttttaatgataaattctcctcctcaagtgttagatcttgagttggattcgaattttttagttgttccttgaggttttgattttcctcaagaagtgatttgttttcattttctactttagttaatttactatttaaacacgaaatgattctaaaaaactttttgtttaaattaaaatatacctcattcgagccttcggaaacgagtacggactcgtggcttgtttcgggttcggacccgtcttcatcttccgactcattttcagtttcggcttcgcgggccatcagtgcgaggtggctctgatgtttctgctcttcttcctctgattcgtccgaggagtcgtcccacgttgctttgagtgctttcttttttgttggctttggtttgtcgaactttagttttgggcattcgttcttgtaatgtccctttttgttgcagccgtagcaagtcacgttcttttgttctgagggagagctgatcttttgaagatcctttttgctgaagctcctctttctcctggtgaacatttttcttaccaagttcaccaggtgttcttcgttttcggagtcttggtcagattcttcttcaaattcaggcttgcttttcttttctttggaggaccctgcaaatagagctatacctttctcggctctagcattagtttgttcgtgtaattctaattcacagaaaagctcatctaattttaaattagaaagatccttagaaattttgtaggcatccactattgatgcccataaactattacgtggaaaggcgtttaatgcgtaccttattaagtctctgttctccatctggtggcctatcgcatgaagcccgttgaggatgtccttgatcctcgcgtatAGTTGATTACATCTCCTtcgcatttttatattaaaattttatttaaaagcagtctcgctttgttaccttagcgtcgttcGTTtcgctcgatcaacttgtcccatagctctttagcgttcttgtgtggaccgactGCTCAGTTCTTCTcttcaatccgcactgtagagtgttgattgctttattttctattgatgctttttcttgagatctgctgtccactagattccggcgttgtccactggaattttgtagggtctcgtgatgctcatccactggtcgaagtctgttttgaggtagacctccatgcgcttcttccaataagggaagtcgttgaagagtggaggtcgcactgtgtcgaatccttcttgttgggacattctgtacACAATaagaaaaatcccaagacttggtcttggattagtagtgcgggaagagaaaaaataaaaaaaatctagattcgtgttgcactaattaaattgtttagagaaatattaagttaacgaaacaccagttttaaaagttaattataaaaaaaataaaaaaaaattcaccccctgtctgattggtggttgcaccaaatcagagcggtacctgctctgataccacttgttggaccgtgatcgattcgaaaaagacgaatATAAtcacagcggaaaaataaaatagacacagatgtttttacttcgttcggagcctgtgacgactcctactcgaaggcccgtggtccttgaccactttcgttgggcaatcactaacaagtcgaaatatgattacagaataagtacaggaaatgctagtaataaagcaataccgacaaagaaaaattaaataaaaaccggaagagcacttttgtcggagcgtagttgacgtcgcacttgaacgtcgagcagcaagatcagcagtagaagagttctcactaaaagttgattttgaagctcctgcctggggcttcttttatatgctggaCGTGACCAaccaaccaagatgctccacgtgatgaagtcgcggcagggataaaacacCTTGTTCCAGAGACTCCTTTTcccgcaaaacaaggttagtccgaggcaaatatacatcttGTAAAATAGttacagttaaagttcaacagatagataaaagagtatgacttagattccgtctttccgagatcggaatctagtcacgatctcgacttagacatccgaaatggatctaagcggatcgacgcctaatgtcccttctcgggaacgcccaacaccctccagtgacttacctcacttacgtGCCAGACGTccggcccgtcgacccgtctcgacttctcgccaaacgtccggtcaccccgcttggacttctcgccagctatccggtcagcccgtcgacctagctggacttctcgccaagcgtccggtcagcccgtcgacccgcttggacttctcgccagctatccggtcagcccgtcgacctagctggacttcgtgccagacatccggtcagcccgtcgacctgtctggacttctcctgcacactcgatcaaagtatcagacaacaacaagactaacttaacctatttgtcattcatcaaaacctagggtaaaTCGTTAGTTCTAGCCGCACCAACAGTATCTTTCTTTCTTATCGCAGAGGCCGCCATGTACCGAGCTCACTCCTCTGATGCTAAGCGCCGATCTGCcgcttatttaaaaaatctaggTGAAGAAATTAGGAGAGGAGTAGCGGCTTCTTCCCGGTCTGGTCCCTCTGCTTCGCAATTACCACCTTCAACTTCCTCTACTATCTTGCCTGCGGCGGCCCAGGAAGGAACTTCCTCTGTTCCCTCTGGGGATGCGGCTCCGACTGAAGGACAGGTCACTGTAGAACAAACTAATCCCCCCCTAACACAGCAAGTTGAGGAGGCTTCTATAGAGCAGGCTGGAGAGGTTACTGCAGAGCAGGCTGGGGAAGCTACTATAGAGAAGGTCGATGAAGCCACTGTAGAGCAGACGGAGGACAGGCCAGTGACCTTTCCCCGACCGACTGAGCGCCTCAAACTTCAGCGCAAGAGGAAGAGGGTGACTCCAGCTCTTCAGTCGTCACCTCCACCTATCCCGTCCAGCCGTCGCTCTTCCTTCATTCGTCGCCCCTTGGAAGTTTCTGATGCCCCTCCTGCCCGCGCTAGTACTGTGGAGCTGGAAGTTCCTGATGCTTCACCTCACATATCGGCTTTGGCTACTGATCAAGATATAGTTCCCGAACCAGCTTTTGCTCAAGCGCCAGCCTCCGCTCCCAGTCAGCCATCTTTACTCTCAGCGGAACAGCCCGGGAGCTCCGCAACTCCATCTGCCCCCTTCCCTTAGATGTTCCCGCTTCTACTTCTAGATCCCGCCGAAAGACTCGCAAGAGATACTCTTTTACTGATTTTTGGCGCGTGCCTTCCTCCTCAGGCTCAGAGGTAACGGCCAAAATTACTGATGAGGCCCCTCCCCTCACCGCTTCAATCGAATTGGAGGGAGACCTAGCAGCCTCCTGGCGATCTGGCAGTCGCAAGTTTTGCAAAAAAGCTCCCCGAGAAGGGCTGGATCAAGCGGCTTGTTTGATGTCTACTGTAAGTCCCATTGTTTTTATGTCCCTTGACTGTCACTTTTTTATAACTTTTCTTCTGATATCTAACACAGTCTTGCGCTGCCAATCTAAGTGCTGCTAAGTACGCCTGTAACTTACTCACAGAAAATGAAAGGCTGAAAGCTCGACTAGAGGAAGTAGAGCTGCCCTTGACTCCTCGCGACCCGCTTAACCCCACTCCTGGAGATTTGGCACAATATCTTCGCTTTATTTGAGAATCTGCTGACACGGCCCGCGATATTTCCCATGCAGCTTTTGACAAAATAAGGGCCTTGAAAGCAGAAGTGCATACCAGCAAGTCGGCTTTGGCTTCCGAGGTGGAAAAGCGCCAAGAGATGGCGGCCGAGCTGGCAAAGAAAGATGCTCAACTAGTCGGCTTACAAGGAACCCGAGAGAGTCTTCAAAAGACCTTGGCGGAAGTCCAAAGCCAGCTGACTTCTAGCGCCGACCGGGAGAAGACTCTCCAAACCCAGTGGGAAGCCAGCCAAGTTACTCTTAAGGCTATGCAAGTCAACCTTTCGCAAGCTCAAGAGGAGGTTTCCCAAAGTCGAGAGGCCCTCACTCAAGCTCGTGCGGCCACGGAAGGAGCCCAAACACAGCTGACCGAGTATCAAGCAGGCGAGGTGGGTCGACTGAGGGCCTACAGACGAGCATATGTCACCTCCCCCTTCTTCATAAGGAAAATGGGTGATGCAATGCATTTTATGGTATGCTACGGCGTGGTTGGAGGAGCTCGTCAAATGCTGGAGCAGAATATGATTTTATCTGTCCCTTCGGAGGATTTTGTAGACATAGACCGCATCATGGACGAGATTCCTGATGGGTCCTTCCCCTCCTTCAAGGATGATGACGACTTCTTTCTTCTGCCCGGACTTCCGGCTGCCTCTACTCCAGACTCACATGAACCCCTCGCCGACCCTGTTGTTGATAACTCAGCTCCTGCAGATAACCCTCCATAGACTGGCATTGTGTATTATATGCTTTGATGTGAAATTGTACTTGAACACCCTCTATTTCCAACATTTTTCTGTGACATGCCTGTGCTTCTTTTGATATGCCTTAGTAGTGAACCTTCGACGTTGACATTTATCGTGGTACTCGGCTGATATTGTGTTGATCAATTGTTGTTGACAATCGATCCTTCTCCCGTTCATGCTTCGGTCTTTTGTTTTAGATCTCACTTGCCCATGGTCAGGGATTTCTTTAATTTCTCGACCTGCTTCTTTACCTTCTACTAATTGCAGGCCAGGATTCATCCAGATTCCTGTCGACGTTGAGGATGACTAGGAAATCCACTGTAGATCTGAGCCACTCTTTCTTCAGGTCTGCTCACACACCAGTTGTTATTTAGGAGATAAGCCAACTCGGGAAAGCGTACCTGCTTTTTTGAGATCCAGATGCCTTTTCCCAATGTCCGCCTCTTCGTACTTTGTGTCAGCACTTTTCCCCGCATGCCCCTAGGCGTTATTATCGAAGCTGATCCTACCGCTCTCGTTGTTTCCACCCATGATTTTGCGCCGATGGATGATAATCTGACGAAAATACCCCTTTGCTGGGCGCCTATAAATATTCTCCTTTCTTTCGCTTTGCAATGTTTGGCCCTCTTTGTTTCTACTTTATACTTGCATCCTTCTCGCTTTTGCTCCTTTCTATTTGATCCTTTTTCTCCTCTTATTACAGCgtcctcttcttttctttcttctttggtatCGGTTTTTTACCCTGGCTCTTCCTCTTTTGATGAATGTGCTCGGGATGACCTACGCTACACCTATGAGGTCGAGGATGACGTGCAAGTTATCATCCCGACTGGAGTACATTGATTTTCTGAGCCCCCTATTAGCTCCAGTACCTTTTTCCAAGAACAATTTGTGGTTGACTTCCGTcttcccattcatcccttctttaCTGATGTCGGCCGCTATTTCCGTATTCATCTGGGGCAACTGACACCCAATTCCCTAAGAATCCTCTGTGGCTTTGTAATTCTATGTGAAGTATGCGAAATATCCTGGTCCGCCTACTTATTTCATTGCTTCTTCACCTTACGGCACCAAGAAGGCGTATTTCGCTTCCAGCCCCGTCTTCGCACTAATTTTTTCTCCTCCTTACCGTCTTCCGACCCCAACTGGAGAAACCAATTTTTCTTTATTGCCTTTCCTCGCGACGTGGAGTGGCCTCTACGATGGCAACAATCACTCCCCTCTTCTCCTGAACGGGGTGAATTTCATCTCGACGCTTCCTATTTGGAAGCCTCGTCTCGCTTGACAGGCTAGCGCATTAACTTAATGCGTCTGCTATCGGAGGAAATGTTGTCCTACTTCCGCCTGAGCAATCTGACCCAGGAGACGCCTCGTTCATTGggtaaatatttctttttgttcTGTCCTTATTTCTTGGGTACTTTATTCATCTTCAGTGTCAAGTTGTTTCACACTTTACTTGATACAGCGGAAGCCTTAACCCATGCCTCAGATGTTCATCCCCTTCCTCTGAGTGACATGGAGATAATGAGGTGAGGGCGAGTTATCCTGGAAAGAAGGGCCCTACCCTTTTCATCTTCAACCCCGATCGGTGGGGCTTCCTCAGCTAATCCACCGCCCATACCTGTTCGGCGAAGACCTGCTGTCCGACCTGCTCTTTTGGCTAGTCCCACTCACCCTCGGACTGCTCGCGTACCTCGATCAACTGCTCGTGCTAGCCCCCGGGCCCCCGCTCGCCCCCGAGCCCCACGTACGGCTCGGCCTACTGCTGCTACATCCTCATTAGAGAACCCTCCCCGGGCCTCTTACATCCCCGGTCTGGGTCTTAGTGCAAGGCTTATGGGCCTTGGCGGACGAACGGGCAACGTCCCTTTTGCTGATCCGGATTTCAGAGAAGCCTCACAGGCGGCTCGCCGGGCTCGTGCCACGGATGAACGCACGCGTCATAGTGTTTCTTCTCTTTCTAGACGCCAGACTCGACTGCCTTCCGATGATTCTGACTCTGACAATCAACCACTATCTCAGAGACGCCAGCGTCAAGCTCCTCGCCCGACATCCAATTCTGGCCCATCATCTGTCCCTTCTCCTCATCCGAATGCAGATATCTCTCTTACGCACCCTCAGGTGACTCCACCTTCATTCCCGAGTCAGGTGGCTGATCCTCCTACTTCATCTATTAATCAAACCGAGCCGTCATCTAATCCTTCTGCCCCCTCGCAACATGCTCAGGCCGATGGAGCCGACCCCTCACAACATGCTCAGAGCGATGAAATAGGTCCCTCGGAGCGACTTTTCCATATCCCTCCAGTACCTCCTCCAGGACCTTTTTCAGCTCCTTCCGATGAAACCGCCGAGCCTTCCTCTCCTCCTGACTCCGCTGCGGGTCCCTCAGGCCCTCCTCCACCTATCTATCGAAAGTATTGCACTACCCTTCCCTCTGAAGAGCAATTATGGGCTCAGACAAATATTCCTACCAGCTCCTTAACAATGAAAGGTCGTC is from Zingiber officinale cultivar Zhangliang chromosome 7B, Zo_v1.1, whole genome shotgun sequence and encodes:
- the LOC122004225 gene encoding MICAL-like protein 1 — protein: MGLGGRTGNVPFADPDFREASQAARRARATDERTRHSVSSLSRRQTRLPSDDSDSDNQPLSQRRQRQAPRPTSNSGPSSVPSPHPNADISLTHPQVTPPSFPSQVADPPTSSINQTEPSSNPSAPSQHAQADGADPSQHAQSDEIGPSERLFHIPPVPPPGPFSAPSDETAEPSSPPDSAAGPSGPPPPIYRKYCTTLPSEEQLWAQTNIPTSSLTMKGRLATIWEESPRHMNSLPSPAQMDQFAELYTKACVQSLIMNHSFHTTYHQKKMLQDRVAELETQLNDPAQASYALRAEIKELTRRKNSLEVSLARSNHELKDLQKKLSQADTVLQQNMDQQALEKQRAMDQLSQRLRAAETLVQDQDQKLKLQEVLLQSQEARLRSQATDLATAKNELAQARATAEGVSTALTIYREGENDRYL